DNA from Desulfatirhabdium butyrativorans DSM 18734:
CAGGCGCACACCCTTTCAGACCTGCCGAATACCTTTACGGCAGCCATCCGCGGGTGTCCATCTGGCATGAACTCGATGAACGCCTTGAATCCGATCCGGCCGCACTCGCATCTGCAAAAGGGATCGCCTATATCCAGTGCGTCGGATCCCGTGAGCCCCAGCGGCCGGCCTGCTCGCGCATCTGCTGCACGGCAACCCTGCAGAGCGCCATCCGATGGAAGACGGCCAAACCCGATCTGCGGGTCTTCGTTCTGTATCGGGACATCCGCTCCTACGGTCAGCGGGAGGCATTGTATCAGCAGGCGCGAGAGCTCGGGGTGATCTTCATCCGATACGATCTCGAGCACAAACCGCAGGTGCAAGCCGATACCAACGGCGGTCTTCTCGTCACGGTGCATGACCCCATCCTGGATCGGCCCATCGAATTTCCCGTGGATTATCTCAATCTCGCAACCGCCATCGTGGCACCCGAGGGTCAGGAAACCCTGGCTCAGATGCTCAAGGTGCCGCTGACCGAGGACGGGTTCTTCCTGGAAGCGCACGTCAAGCTGCGTCCCGTGGATTTTGCGACGGATGGGGTGTTCGTGTGCGGCCTGGCGCATTATCCCAAGTCCATCGACGAATCGATCGCCCAGGGGCAGGCTGCGGCTGCAAGGGCTGCCACCCTTCTCGTTCAGGAAACCATCGATATCGCACCGATCGTTTCGGTGGTGAACGAGGACAAGTGCATCGGGTGCGGCTTGTGTGAAGCTTCCTGTTCATTTGGAGCCATCCGGCTGAAGAAGGTGGTCGGCAAAGGCTACCGGGCGGAGAACCTGTCTGCCCTGTGCAAAGGGTGCGGGGTGTGTGCGGCGTCCTGTCCTCAGCAGGCCATCGACATGAAACATTTCCGGAAGCAGCAGATCGAGGCGGCCATCTGCGCCAGGGCTGTGGCCGGGGCTTGAGAACCTGGATGTGAATAGTCGGCAGTAGGCAGTCGGCAGTGGGCAGTGTGGATCTTTACTTCTGCCATAGGCCAGAAGGGAGATCGGATTTTTATTACCTGGAACGGCGAATCCCCTTTGGCCAGGCGCATTTATCGGAGTGATTTGCGCTGCATTACGTTGAGCGGAGATTGCTGGAATTGGAAGCCGGCGGAAAATGGTTTTTTCGCAAGCCTGCGGAAAGCGTTTTGGCGAGCAAAGGCGGACTTTCTCGAGCGGAGGGGGTTCGGCTGTTTGATGAAGAGCCGAATCCCCCGGAGCGGTTCAGAAAATCAAAGGGGTTTTTGACAACGGGTTTATCCTGCCGACTGCCCACTGCCGACTGCCGACTGCCGACTGCCCACTATTTATTGTGAACCACGAACCCCTCGAAAGAAAGCGACGGTGACCATGGACAACACGTACCAGCCTACGATTCTGGCGTTTCTCTGCAACTGGTGTGCCTATGCCGGTGCGGACCTGGCCGGGGTTTCCCGGCTTCAGTACCCGCCCACCTTCCGGGTGATCCGCACCATGTGTTCGGGCCGGGTGGACCCGCTCTTCGTTCTCAAAGGTCTTACGGAAGGCTACGACGGGGTCTTCATCGGCGGATGCCATCCGGGCGATTGCCACTACCAGGACGGAAACCTCTATACGATCAAACGGGTCGAGATGCTCCAAATCCTGCTCGATCTGGCCGATATCGGCAGAAACCGCATCCACCTGCAATGGGCCAGCGCAGCCGAAGCCCAGACCTATGCAGAAAGCGTTCGCACCTTCTCCACCACCATTTCCCAACTCGGCCCCTTCGATCCCTCGGCCTTCGGCCTGGAGCTTGCGGGCTGCACCCGTGCGGTTTCCTCCCAGCGGCTCCGCTGGCTGGTCGGTATCGACCGCCAGGTCACCGAACGGTCAAACGTCTACGGCGTCCAGATCGACCCCGAGCTCTTTCAGCGCACCCTGCAGGAGGCCGTCACCGCCGAATACCAGAAAGGTCTGATCCAGGAAGTCTTGTGCCAGTCGCCCGCATCGGTTCCCACCCTCTCCGAGCGCACCCGTCTCGATGTGTACACCGTCTCCCAGCGATTGAACGAGCTCGAACGCATCGGACTCGCCGAGCTGGCCGGTCATGAAGGCCATACCCCCATCTTTCGCCAATGAAGCCATGAGAAAGGAACGCATATGACCCAACAGCAACCCCCCATCGGCAGTGTCATGGTGGTCGGCGCCGGTGTGGCCGGTATTCAAGCCTCCCTCGATATGGCCAACGCTGGCTATTACGTCTATCTCGTAGACAATTCCACGACCGTCGGCGGTCTGATGGCCCAGCTCGACAAGACCTTTCCGACGAACGACTGCGCGATGTGTGTCATTTCCCCGTTTCTGGTGGAAGTCGGTCGGCACCTCAACATCGAGATCATCTCGAACAGCGAGGTCGAATCCGTTGAAGGCAATGTCGGCGCCTTTCAGGTGACGCTTCGAAACGACCCGCGCTACATCGATATCGACAAATGCACGGCCTGCGGGCAGTGCCGCATGGTCTGCCCGGTGACGGCCATCAATGAATTCGACTGCGGCCTCGACTTGAGAAAAGCCACCTACATCCGCTATCCCCAGGCTGTTCCGCTCGCCTACGCCATCGACCGATCCGTATGTATCGGCTGCGGGCTCTGCGAGAAGGTCTGTCTGGCCGAAGCCATTCAGTACGACGAATCCCCCCGAAAGACCACCCTCGACGTCGGTGCTGTGGTGCTCGCCATGGGAAGTGCGACAGCCGATCCCAAACGGCTCGACAGCCTTGCTTACGGCAAACACCCGAACATCGTCACCAGCCTCGAGTTCGAACGGATTCTGAGCGCATCGGGCCCCTACAAAGGGCACCTCATGCGGCCCTATGACCGGAAAATTCCGGAAAAAATCGCCTGGATGCAATGCGTGGGCTCCCGGGATATCAACCGGGCTGAAAGGGGCTATTGCTCTTCGGTTTGCTGCATGTACGCGATCAAGCAGAGCATCATCGCAAAGGAACATGTCTCGAGTCCGCTCGACACGGCCATCTTCTATATGGACATGCGCACCTACGGGAAGGACTTCGACAAATACTACATGCGGGCCAAAAACGAAAAGAACGTCCGCTTCATCCGCTCCCGGGTGCACACCATCGAACCGACGGATACCGGAGACCTGAAGATCCGCTATGTCCTCGAATCGGGGGACATTCAGGAAGAGACGTTCGATCTCGTGGTGCTTTCGGTCGGTCTCTCCCCGTCTTCGGCAGCCGTCGATTTGGCCGAACGCCTCGGCCTCGACCTGAACGAATACCGCTACATCAAGACTTCCGATACATCCCCCGTTTCGACCAGCCGACCGGGGATTTATGTATGCGGCTCCTTTCAGGCACCGAAGGACATCCCCCAGTCCGTCATGGAGGCATCGGCAGCGGCAGCCGAGGCCACCCACAACCTCTCCGAAGCCCGATGGACGAAAACGAAGGTCAAGGACCTGCCGCCCGAAAAGGATTTTTCTGCGGAACCGCCCCGGATCGGGGTCTTCGTCTGCAACTGCGGCATCAACATCGGTGGCGTGGCCAATGTTCCGGAAGTCCGGGAATACGCCAGAACCCTTCCCCATGTCGTTCATGTCGAGGACAACCTCTTCACCTGTTCCCAGGACACCCAGGAAAAAATCAAGCAGGTCCTGATCGAAAAAGGGATCAACCGGGTCGTCGTGGCCTCCTGTTCTCCCCGCACCCACGAGCCCCTCTTCCAGGAGACGATCCGGGAAGCCGGGTTGAACAAATACCTGTTCGAAATGGCCAATATCCGCGACCAGAACACCTGGGTGCACATGAATTCCCCGGAGAAGGCCACGGCCAAGGCCAAGGACCTCGTCCGCATGGCCGTGGCCAAGGCGGCTTACGTCGAGCCGCTGCCTCAGGTCATCCTGAACGTGGTGCCGTCGGTGTTGGTGGTGGGCGGAGGGGTGGCCGGGATGGAAGCCGCCCTCGGCGTGGCCAACCAGGGCTATCAGGCCTATCTGGTCGAGCGCAGCAACCAGTTGGGCGGGATGGCTCACCAGCTCAAATCGACCTGGCAGGGTGAACCCGTAGAAGCCTATCTGAAGCAGCTCATCCAAGATGTCGAGAAGAACGAGCGCATTCAGGTCTTTCTTGAAACCGAGGTGACCCACGTCACCGGAACCATCGGCAATTTCACGACGACCCTCGTCACCAAAACCGGCGGCGCATCTGGCGTCCAGAAGATGCTCCAGCACGGTGCAGCGATTTTGGCGACCGGCGCCCATGAATACAAGCCCACGGAAT
Protein-coding regions in this window:
- a CDS encoding FAD-dependent oxidoreductase gives rise to the protein MTQQQPPIGSVMVVGAGVAGIQASLDMANAGYYVYLVDNSTTVGGLMAQLDKTFPTNDCAMCVISPFLVEVGRHLNIEIISNSEVESVEGNVGAFQVTLRNDPRYIDIDKCTACGQCRMVCPVTAINEFDCGLDLRKATYIRYPQAVPLAYAIDRSVCIGCGLCEKVCLAEAIQYDESPRKTTLDVGAVVLAMGSATADPKRLDSLAYGKHPNIVTSLEFERILSASGPYKGHLMRPYDRKIPEKIAWMQCVGSRDINRAERGYCSSVCCMYAIKQSIIAKEHVSSPLDTAIFYMDMRTYGKDFDKYYMRAKNEKNVRFIRSRVHTIEPTDTGDLKIRYVLESGDIQEETFDLVVLSVGLSPSSAAVDLAERLGLDLNEYRYIKTSDTSPVSTSRPGIYVCGSFQAPKDIPQSVMEASAAAAEATHNLSEARWTKTKVKDLPPEKDFSAEPPRIGVFVCNCGINIGGVANVPEVREYARTLPHVVHVEDNLFTCSQDTQEKIKQVLIEKGINRVVVASCSPRTHEPLFQETIREAGLNKYLFEMANIRDQNTWVHMNSPEKATAKAKDLVRMAVAKAAYVEPLPQVILNVVPSVLVVGGGVAGMEAALGVANQGYQAYLVERSNQLGGMAHQLKSTWQGEPVEAYLKQLIQDVEKNERIQVFLETEVTHVTGTIGNFTTTLVTKTGGASGVQKMLQHGAAILATGAHEYKPTEYLYGKHPNVLTHLDFDQAAKDRDPRILEARSAVFIQCVGSRTTERPYCSRVCCAHALKSALWLKAIQPEMRIFILYRDIRSYGFRESLYQKAREAGIQFIRWDPENPPVVETLDAEAKGEGFAPLAVTVTDHILGRPIQIRTDLVVLAAAIVANENKKLFEAFKVPTNADGFLVEAHAKLRPVDFASEGLFLAGLAHYPKTIDESIAQAKAAVSRTMNIVSKPGIMVGSVVATVQGERCAVCLTCVRTCPYGVPRIDPEKGHAVIEAVECHGCGVCASECPGKAITLKHFTDEQINAKTHALFCAA
- a CDS encoding hydrogenase iron-sulfur subunit; translated protein: MDNTYQPTILAFLCNWCAYAGADLAGVSRLQYPPTFRVIRTMCSGRVDPLFVLKGLTEGYDGVFIGGCHPGDCHYQDGNLYTIKRVEMLQILLDLADIGRNRIHLQWASAAEAQTYAESVRTFSTTISQLGPFDPSAFGLELAGCTRAVSSQRLRWLVGIDRQVTERSNVYGVQIDPELFQRTLQEAVTAEYQKGLIQEVLCQSPASVPTLSERTRLDVYTVSQRLNELERIGLAELAGHEGHTPIFRQ